Proteins found in one Coriobacteriia bacterium genomic segment:
- a CDS encoding LysR family transcriptional regulator, with protein sequence MLREVAARGTIAAAAEALFMTPSAISQQMAVLEREAGAQLLERKGRGVQLTDIGARLVVNAERILADIERAEADIAAASSGVVGRVRVSAFPTGARALLVPALADLQQRHPNLRVSMVDLEPEESLPALKNRDLDVVVAYEWGLLPRLADRGIERERLFTEPVYLALPSDHRLATGSPVALADLRDEEWIVGRDSTSMLDLVIAATRRQGYEPRTDFHSMDFQVILAAVGAGLGVALVPPLALIGSYPNVTVTRVSDLQIDRTIWAAIRRGSKGHPGIAAVLASLRRAADEVADRIPALAEEPPAEPVV encoded by the coding sequence ATGCTTCGCGAAGTCGCCGCCCGAGGAACCATCGCGGCGGCTGCCGAGGCGCTCTTCATGACTCCGTCGGCGATCTCGCAGCAGATGGCGGTGCTCGAGCGAGAGGCCGGTGCACAGCTGCTCGAGCGCAAGGGCCGCGGCGTCCAGCTCACCGACATCGGTGCCCGGCTCGTCGTCAACGCCGAGCGCATCCTCGCCGATATCGAACGCGCCGAAGCCGACATCGCCGCGGCATCGAGTGGCGTGGTGGGGCGCGTGCGAGTCTCTGCGTTCCCGACCGGCGCTCGCGCGCTGCTCGTACCCGCGCTCGCCGACCTGCAGCAGCGCCACCCCAACCTGCGCGTCTCGATGGTCGACCTCGAACCCGAGGAGTCGCTGCCGGCGCTCAAGAACCGCGACCTGGACGTCGTTGTGGCCTACGAGTGGGGTTTGCTCCCCCGCCTCGCGGATCGCGGCATCGAGCGCGAGCGGCTCTTCACCGAACCGGTGTACCTCGCGCTGCCCTCGGACCACCGACTCGCCACCGGCTCCCCCGTCGCGCTCGCGGACCTGCGCGACGAGGAGTGGATCGTGGGGCGCGACTCGACATCGATGCTCGACCTGGTCATCGCGGCTACGCGGCGGCAGGGCTACGAACCCAGAACCGACTTCCACTCCATGGACTTCCAGGTCATCCTCGCCGCGGTGGGTGCGGGTCTGGGAGTGGCGCTGGTCCCGCCGCTCGCGCTCATCGGCAGCTACCCCAATGTCACGGTAACGCGCGTGAGCGACCTGCAGATCGACCGCACGATTTGGGCGGCCATCCGCCGCGGCAGCAAGGGGCACCCCGGGATCGCCGCGGTGCTGGCATCGCTGCGCCGCGCCGCCGATGAGGTCGCCGATCGCATCCCCGCGCTCGCCGAGGAGCCTCCAGCCGAGCCGGTGGTGTAG
- a CDS encoding NAD(P)H-binding protein codes for MKLIVFGATGRTGRHVVEKALGHGHAVTAFTHSTPLAVSHANLSAVSGDARDFESVSAAVAGHTAVAFALSGAGNHEPAMANVIHAMAEHDVRRLSAVSAAGTFARNDKSLPLAYRALVATALRSAYDDLERMEQRIMASDLDWAIIRPVGLTDDPATGDYRVSLDGSLLSRSSRISREDVAGLVIKSLETDTYLRRSVVIAQ; via the coding sequence GTGAAGCTGATCGTGTTCGGAGCGACAGGTAGGACCGGTCGCCACGTGGTCGAGAAGGCGCTGGGTCACGGTCACGCGGTGACGGCGTTCACCCACAGCACGCCGCTTGCGGTGTCGCACGCCAACCTCTCGGCCGTGTCGGGCGATGCGCGCGACTTCGAGTCGGTGTCGGCCGCGGTCGCAGGACACACGGCGGTGGCCTTCGCGCTCTCCGGGGCCGGCAACCACGAGCCCGCCATGGCGAACGTCATCCACGCGATGGCCGAGCATGACGTGCGGCGTCTCTCGGCTGTGAGCGCGGCCGGCACCTTCGCTCGCAACGACAAGTCGCTCCCGCTCGCGTACCGTGCGCTCGTCGCAACGGCGCTGCGTTCAGCCTACGACGACCTCGAGCGCATGGAGCAGCGGATCATGGCGTCCGATCTCGACTGGGCGATCATCAGGCCCGTAGGCCTGACCGACGATCCGGCCACCGGCGACTATCGCGTCTCGCTCGATGGCTCGCTGCTGAGCCGATCGAGCCGGATCTCCCGTGAAGATGTGGCGGGACTCGTCATCAAGTCACTCGAGACCGACACGTACCTGCGCCGCTCGGTCGTCATCGCCCAATAG